A single genomic interval of Helianthus annuus cultivar XRQ/B chromosome 6, HanXRQr2.0-SUNRISE, whole genome shotgun sequence harbors:
- the LOC110865056 gene encoding ABC transporter G family member 14: MAAPSKPVVPTYENTTTATTTITTSSPIEMVKPHHAHSPSSFLNHVLYPITLKFEDVVYKVKTKSKETCEKTILNGVTGKVCPGEILAMLGPSGSGKTTLLTALGGRLTGNLSGKITYNGHPFTGSTKRKTGFVTQDDVLYPHLTVTETLLFTAMLRLPESLSQNEKVEHVERVIAELGLTRCKNSMIGGPLFRGISGGEKKRVSIGQEMLINPSLLLLDEPTSGLDSTTAQRILTTIKRLASGGRTVVTTIHQPSSRLYHMFDKVVLLSEGSPIYYGPASTAIEYFSSVGFSTSITVNPADILLDLANGIAPDAMQEYEQGENTEHERKLVRQKLITSYDTNISTRLKAELCSLDITNNDHAKEASTRDQVKPEQWCTSWWHQFKVLVLRGVRERRFESFNRLRIFQVISVAILGGLLWWHTPTSHIGDRIAMLFFFSVFWGFYPLYNAVFTFPQERRMLIKERSSGMYRLSSYFLARTIGDLPLELALPTAFTFIFYWMGGLKPDPTTFVLSLLAVLYTVLVAQSLGLAIGAILMDVKQATTLASVTTLVFLIAGGYYIQQIPPFIVWLKYLSYSYYCFKLLLGIQYNENDVYECSNGTYCRVADFPSVKSVGLHNLPVDLLIMTMMLVGYRLVAYIALQKVR, translated from the exons ATGGCCGCACCCTCCAAACCCGTCGTTCCAACTTATGAAAACACCACCACTGCTACAACTACTATTACTACTTCAAGTCCCATTGAAATGGTGAAACCGCATCATGCGCATTCACCATCATCCTTTCTAAACCACGTCTTATATCCCATAACTTTAAAG TTTGAAGATGTTGTTTATAAAGTTAAAACTAAGAGTAAAGAAACATGTGAGAAGACGATACTGAATGGGGTGACGGGTAAGGTTTGCCCTGGGGAGATACTAGCAATGCTAGGTCCATCTGGCAGTGGTAAGACCACCCTCCTCACGGCTCTTGGTGGACGGCTTACTGGTAACCTGTCCGGAAAGATTACATACAACGGCCACCCGTTTACTGGTTCTACAAAAAGAAAAACGGGATTTGTGACCCAAGATGATGTTCTGTATCCTCATCTTACTGTCACGGAGACCCTATTATTCACAGCTATGTTACGGTTACCAGAAAGCTTGAGTCAGAATGAGAAAGTCGAGCATGTGGAGCGAGTTATAGCTGAGTTGGGATTAACTCGGTGTAAGAATAGTATGATAGGCGGTCCACTGTTTAGAGGTATTTCAGGTGGAGAGAAAAAGAGGGTCAGCATTGGCCAAGAGATGCTAATCAACCCGAGCTTGTTGTTACTGGATGAGCCGACCTCTGGTCTAGACTCGACCACGGCTCAGAGGATTCTAACCACTATTAAACGACTTGCTAGTGGAGGCCGAACCGTGGTCACAACAATTCATCAGCCATCTAGCAGACTTTACCACATGTTTGATAAAGTTGTCTTACTGTCTGAGGGCTCACCGATTTACTATGGTCCTGCGTCCACTGCTATAGAGTATTTCTCATCCGTCGGATTTTCAACATCCATCACAGTGAATCCAGCTGATATTTTACTAGACCTTGCTAATG GAATTGCGCCTGATGCCATGCAAGAATACGAGCAAGGTGAAAACACAGAACACGAGCGGAAGTTAGTAAGACAGAAACTCATCACTTCATATGATACAAACATTTCAACAAGACTGAAAGCTGAACTATGCAGTCTAGACATTACCAACAATGACCATGCAAAAGAAGCTTCAACAA GGGACCAAGTGAAACCGGAACAATGGTGCACCAGCTGGTGGCATCAGTTTAAGGTGCTAGTTCTCAGAGGCGTAAGAGAAAGAAGATTCGAATCGTTCAATAGGCTTCGAATCTTCCAAGTCATAAGTGTTGCTATACTTGGAGGACTTTTATGGTGGCATACCCCAACATCACATATTGGAGATAGG ATAGCAATGCTTTTCTTCTTCTctgttttttgggggttttaccCGCTATATAACGCCGTTTTCACTTTTCCTCAAGAACGACGAATGCTTATAAAAGAAAGATCATCCGGAATGTACCGTCTTTCATCTTACTTCCTTGCAAGAACCATTGGAGACCTGCCACTTGAGCTTGCACTACCAACCGCCTTTACCTTCATATTCTATTGGATGGGTGGGCTCAAACCAGACCCAACCACTTTCGTGCTTTCCCTACTTGCGGTCCTCTACACCGTCCTTGTAGCCCAAAGTCTCGGGTTAGCCATTGGTGCCATTCTTATGGATGTCAAACAAGCCACAACTTTGGCGTCGGTTACAACGCTCGTTTTCCTTATTGCTGGAGGGTATTACATACAACAAATCCCGCCATTTATAGTGTGGTTAAAGTATTTGAGCTATAGCTACTACTGCTTCAAGCTTCTTCTTGGTATTCAGTACAACGAAAATGATGTATACGAATGTTCAAATGGGACCTACTGTCGTGTTGCAGATTTTCCGTCAGTCAAATCAGTGGGATTACATAATCTACCAGTTGATTTGTTGATTATGACGATGATGTTGGTTGGTTATCGACTTGTTGCTTATATTGCACTACAAAAGGTTCGTTGA